The Lycium ferocissimum isolate CSIRO_LF1 chromosome 8, AGI_CSIRO_Lferr_CH_V1, whole genome shotgun sequence DNA segment AGTGGGGAGGAAATGGAGGTGGTCTAGGCCGAGATGGGAAAAGTGATTTATTACCTTATGCGAGTGAACTTTTGTTTGTTGCATCTATGCCTTGTAAAACAGTAGAGGAGAGGCAGGTTCGAGATAGAAGggtttttcttcttcatagttTATTTGTTGATGTTGCGATTTTTCAGGCCATCTCAGCTGTGCGACATGTAATGGAGAAAGTTAAACCAGCTCATTCTGATGCAAACAGAGAAATCATTTATAATGAGAGAGTTGGGGACTTGAGCATATCTGTCATCAAAGATGTGTCCGATGCTAGCTGCAAAATCGATACCAAAATTGATGGATTTCAAGCAACTGGAATAGCTAAGAAAAATCTGATTGAAAGATATCTACTCAAGGGGATTACTGCTGATGAAAATACTGCTGCCCATGTAAGTAATTACTAAAGAGAATGATGTTGATCTACTGTTTAATGTCTGAAGCCTTGCATTTTGTTAAAATGAAAATTGCTGGACTTTGAGTTCAGGATATTGCCACTTTAGGTGTTTTGAATGTACGGCATTGTGGTTATATTGCGACTGTAAAAGTTCAAAGGAAAGCTAGTGACAAAGTGGGATCTCCATCGGAAAGCATTGAACTTGCTGATCAGCCTGATGGTGGTGCAAATGCCCTTACTATCAACAGGTATTACGTGTTTCTCAGAAGAAGATTGTGAATTTTCTAGTAAGTATGCATTACAGAGCCAAAGTATGCATTAGTTGATCTTCCATGGTGGTTTCATGAAACAGAAGATATAGGTctcttttttcattcttttttttttaaaagataagtTAAAACAAACAATAAAGCTATATTACACTTACTGACAGAAAGAAATATCAAGTTCAATAAATCTGTATGCTCAATCacttaaagaagagaaattttaGGAGGCAGAAATTATACCGGAGAAAATGAATTCAACTAGAGCTAATTACAAGATGGCATGTCAGAAGAGCACTGCATTCTGATAGCtaaatatatatgtcaaagatATGCCCTCGGGGACGCTTAAGTGATCACCAGAAATTTACAGATATTAGctgatgcaaaaaaaaaaattgatattggAAAGACCTTATACCTCTTTCTTTGCATTTGTGATCTTTTGAGTATAGTGCCAAAACAACAAAGGGAGAAGGGGGGAGGTTAGGGATGACTCCATCTTCAACGTTAGACTGACTTGATAAAACTTAAGAGCCATGATTATGATCTTAACTTCCAGCAGTCATtctaaaacttttgaaaacatggaAAATATTATGCAAGTTCcctgaattttctaaatatttaaTTCTGTATTATCTTGGATGTTTAGGACCCCCTAACCCCTGTCAGGTTATTTATCCTTTACTAAAGATTTATTATGGTTTTTCTCTAACTAGTTGCAGTCTGGTAATAAACCAACCACTGATTCTGATATTTCTAGGACAATTTGCTAGTGTGGCTGTTGTTCCCTTGATCTTCTCAAGTCCGTTATTATCTAAACTTCCTCCTTTAACATTATATCTTGCAGTTTAAGGTTTCTGCTTCATGAGAAAAATGACAACAAAGTAATGCATTCAAAATCCTCAGAATCCGAAGAGATCAATCCCTCTCGGACATTTGTCAAGAGAATAGTAGAAGAGAGTCTTCTCAAGCTTCAAGAACAGAATATAGAAGGTGACTCTTTCATCAGATGGGAACTTGGAGCGTGCTGGATACAGCACTTACAGGATCTAAAGAAATCAGAGAAAGATAAAAAAGCTCAtacaaaaaagacaaaaaatgaGATCAAGGTTGAGGGACTTGGAATCCATCTTAAATCCCTTAAGAACAGAAAGCAGAACAAACTCCAGTCTGAAAGCTTCAAATCTGTTGCAGATAGTGTAGATGGGAGATCAGAAAAAGTTGTCTTGCCATCTGGGGATTCTCAATGTGAGACTGATCCCAATCAAAATCAGCTCATACTGAAGTCACTGTTGTCTGATGATGGTTTTACTCGTCTGAAAGAGTCAGAGACCGGACTTCACCTTAAGGTGGCAACTAGCAagtcttaattatttattgacaggttacttcatcaaaaaatgtTTATTGACAGGTTACAAGATGAATTTAGTTGAAGTATGTCTTCTAACACACTCTTTGGTTTGATAGTCTGTGGAAGAGCTGATTGAGATGTCACAGAAGTACTACAATGAAGTTGCCCTTCCAAAATTGGTAACATGCAATTTATTACCTTATAGAGGTGCattataaagaaaaaatgtACTGTATAGAGATCAATTTCTGCAAAAAATTGGTCTCTTGCTTGTGTCTTAATTAATAAATGTACTACAGGTTGCGGACTTTGGTTCTCTGGAACTCTCACCAGTTGATGGTCGAACCTTAACTGATTTCATGCATACCAGAGGTCTGCGTATGCGTTCGCTTGGACAAGTTGTAAGTCTGTGatcattttgatttttatatCCTTTGGAACTTCTTGTACATCGGTAGGCTGTAGCATCTCTATGATATTCTGGTTTTTATCTAAATgccaagaaaaaataaattccaCTTTTTCTATCTGATTTACTAAGAAGTTTGTTTTATGCCGTTCATAAAGAACCCTTATGTGtaaactatcttcttttgatatTGTATAAACTCTTGAATGTCTGGACTGCTGTTCAAAGACCTATATTGGTATCccagttatcattctagtatgCATAAGAAATTAAAGTGCCACAAGACTCGTTTAATGACGTTGCAAATTTATTACTACATTGGAACGCATCGAAGATAATCTGAACTTTGAACTTCACATTCGTCATCTCTTAAATGCTGCCTCTACATTGATCTGGTAGGAGATCATTCTACATTGATCTGGTAGGAGATCACTATGAATGTGTATGCAACTGTgagaaaatattattctcattaTTCTTTGTATGAACCATTGCTATTTGTTATCTTTTCGGCAGGTAAAACTTTCAGAGAAGTTATCTCATGTGCGATCTCTATGCATACATGAGATGATAATAAGAGCTTTTAAACATATTCTACAAGCTGTTATCGCTTCAGTCATTGAGATTGAGGATCTGTCTGCAGTAATTGCTGCTACCTTAAATATGATGCTTGGGTTTCCTGAAAATGATGAACCAAATGAACATCATGGCATTGACCCATTCATGTGGAGATGGCTGGAGTTATTTTTGAAGAATCGATATGAATGGGAGACTGGCAGCTTAAATTACAAGGATCTGAGGAAATTCACAATTCTTCATGGTTTATGCCATAAGGTATTTCAAATTTGTGTAATGGACCGTTAGGAATGAACACAATTCTTTGCATTATGCATGCTCTTGTGTTTGGGTTGATAAATACTGTCCGAGTGAAAAAAGGGAAGTGTTTCTAGCAATGACGAACTTCAGTTTTGTGATCAAAGCCAAGGAAAAGCAGGAATACTCATTTCGTTTGTATACATCAAACATGTATAGTTATGTTGTTGCATTTGATGGTTAGTAAGATGCACAGAATTTTATGGAATGTTTTAAAGATCAAGGAACATATGCTTTTTTTGTCAGGAAATACCAATACTTATGGTAGGAACTACAAACGAATTTACATCTTGACTATCTAACATTATTAGTAAGATGTATCAAGTAGTtagaattatcaccaactatgATACTTGAGAAAAATGTTTGTTAAATTGGTGGTAGAACCAAATAACTATTAACTAGTTTGACCTGTTCTTTAATCAATACGAGTAGGCACATTATTTGTTGTATGTCACATTGTCACCTATTTTGTCGATTTAGTGCGGGTTGTTGGTGCATACCCTGTGCGATTTGGTTTTCCATTTGATTCATCTTTTCACGATTTGTTCTATATAGTATATATCGTATTGTCCAAAGGAAAAGAGCAGTGAAGAGTATACTTTTGTCTGTTCTAGGTGGGAATTGAACTTGTTCCAAGAGATTATGATATAAATTCTCCGAATCCGTTTAGAAAAGAAGACATTGTCAGCCTAGTACCTGTGCATAAGGTGATAATGCAAACCCTGCTATCAGATGAGATAATTCGGGTCTCctattgaatttttcttttttcctttttttgcgAGTCACAAAATTTTTCCCACTTCCCATTGGATCTGTGTGTTTTATCCTCTGCAGCAAGCTGCTTGCTCTTCCGCAGATGGACGACAGCTTTTGGAATCATCTAAGACAGCTTTGGATAAGGGAAAACTCGAAGATGCTGTCAGCTATGGGACTCAGGTAACTAATATCCAAgataggaaaaaagaaaatatcctCGTATTACATTCTCCcgtcaaaaagaaaagaaaccttCGATGTTATGTAGCTTATTATTGTCTTTAAGCATGCATAGATGATTAATAAAAGAGAttgacaaaagaagaaagaccAAAGTTTTGGTAATAAACAATTAGATTTGTGTACACCGTTTGGTCAGTAGTCAATTTATTGTGCTTTCAGGCTCTTGCTAAGCTGGTCGCAGTATGTGGTCCCTACCATCGAATGACAGCCGGAGCATATAGCCTTCTAGCTGTTGTTTTGTATCACACTGGTGATTTTAATCAGGTATTCTTAAAGACTCATTAGATTAGGCCTAAATTCATGCTTTTTCCTTCCTACTGAAATATATGGCGTCTCGTCCTTTTACACTGTTCTAGTATGTTAATACTAGTGTTTACATGACAGGCAACTGTCTATCAGCAAAAAGCCCTGGACATCAATGAAAGGGAGTTCGGGCTGGATCACCCAGATAGCATGAAAAGTTACGGGGATCTTGCAGTTTTCTATTACCGACTTCAACAGACAGAGTTGGCTCTCAAGTATGTAGTTTCTCTAAGATGTCTAGTTGTTCAAAAATTTTGTGCAGGTGACAGTTATAAAAggaagaattaaaaaagaaatcgcATCCATATGTGATGTGTGTTACCAAACCCATCCCAACTCTTGGTTACCCAATGGTGGGAAACATTTATGTTGTCGACACTCTAGATGTCCAACTTGGGCATACGGGGGCGTTAAAGTTGTCCCGTTTTGATGAGGGAAATGGCTGCTGTATCCTTATATGATCTTGACCAATCCTCACTTAATGAGCTATCTTTTGAGGTTTGAGTTAGACCCAAGGTCcattttataaaacatgagtaTTACTAGTGGGAAGGTGAAAATAACACCTGTTTGGAGTCAAGCTAGTTATATGGATATAACAACTGGAAACTTGGTAGATAATATGATCTTCAGACACAATTAAACTAACAAAATTGCACAGTTGACAGCTAGTGAGATGGATATAATAGCTCGAAACTTGGTGAGAATATGATCTTGAGACACAATTCAAATTACAAAATTGCATAGTTGACATAATGTGTTATATTATGTAGAcaaccttttattttattaggaACTAAACAAACACTAACTGTGCACCTTTCTTGTACTCTATGATACAAAGATTTGAACCAACCATATCTGCTCCTTGCCCTTTCAACTTAAATCCTGTGCAACTTGCAATCATTTATGGTGTAATTTTAGTATCTTATGGCCAACTTACCTTCCattatccaggtatgtaaagcgagcTCTTTATCTGTTGCATCTCACATGTGGCCCCTCACATCCAAACACTGCGgcaacatatataaatgtgGCTATGATGGAGGAAGGGCTTGGTAATGTGCATGTTGCCCTCAGATATCTACATAAAGCTCTGAAGTGCAACCAAAGGTTACTCGGCCCTGACCATATTCAGGTTCTCGTTGGCTGATGTAATGagtatttttcttttggttttagCATTCACAACTTCCCGACTACATCTGTACATATCTGGATAAACTGGCCTTAATCGGCACAATGCAGCTTCTATTCATCCTCCTTTTTTCTCAAATACATGTGTCGAACAATACATGTATCCTTACACTGATATCCAAATACATGAACTAACTAAATTCATGTATCACATAAATCAAaaagttttcttcttccaagtcAAGGTTCACATTTCAACATTATTTATGTCTTTGACCATGTAACTAAAATAAATCTCTATATATCTTTCATTCAAGCTTTAGAGCATGGTGCTTTAATTTTTTGAACTTGATGACCGTGTGAAATTGGGATCTAGTAGTGCTCAAACCAGCACTTCTGGGGAACTGTCTTTATTAAACCACAATTAGACGTGTTCTACACTGCTGAACCTGGAAAAAAAGTATATCCAAATGCTCAAATCCGTGCCTGCATCTCTCTAATCTGCTATGCTTTGTCTTACCAGACTGCTGCAAGTTACCATGCTATAGCAATTGCTCTCTCTTTGATGGAAGCTTATCCTTTGAGTGTTCAACATGAGCAAACAACCTTGCAGATACTCAAAGCGAAGCTTGGTCCAGATGACCTTCGCACACAGGTACCTTCTGTCTCATGCACAAGGATACAAACACAAACAGACTCCCTCTCTTCTCAGAGAAGTGCTACATGAACAATTACATTTTCTGGGactttcaacaacaacaacatcaagccCAGTATAATCAAATTTTCTGGCACTTTACCACttgaatatttttcttttacttttactttttatttagcCAATAACAATGACAAATAACAGTccaatttgattaaaaaatatgttCTCAAAGTTTCATAAGGATAACCTACTGTAAGCATGCACGTAATTAGGTAGATAGTCTTTCTGTGGCTCCTTTCATATGCTGGCATTTAAGTAACGGAGTTGAGCGATGAGACTGCTGAAACATGATAAAGTTCTTTAAGGcaatttctattgcttgcttGCTTTAACCCAACCGAGTTTATTTGTTGTGATCTTATAACTGAATGCTGCAGGATGCTGCTGCTTGGCTTGAATATTTTGAGTCCAAGGCTGTTGAACAGCAAAAAGCTGCTCGAAATGGAACTAGGAAGCCAGACGCATCAATAGCCAGCAAGGGCCATTTGAGGTATATAAGCACTTTTACTTTCTTAATTTCACTTGGATTGGATACTGTTAGACTTAATCAGCAAAGTATAATTTTAGTCTCAATTTATGTTTTACCTCTAATTAGATGGCTAGGTGATTTCATAACTTGAGGGCTTGAGTTCCCATTGTTTAGATGATCATTATGCTTGGCATTCCTTTATGTCCTTCTTCTTAAAAACTTTTGAGGATATGTTATGCTACTTTCTTCTAACTTACGCGTAAGATTTGTTGGTTCTTTTGTTAAATCAGAGCCCTATTGTTAGAGTCACATGTTGACTGAAGATGCAATTAGTCTCTTCATATGGTCTTGGCCAATTCTGACATCATGAGCCAGCTTTTCGGATTTATTTAGACCAAAGGTCCAGTTATTGAACATGGTATGAAAGCTAGACCCATCGTTAGGTTACTCTATATTAGGCTCCATGTTATGTTATTCACGTTTTAGATGTCTAGTTCTGGCTGTGCCGGGTAGGGGAATGTTAGAATCTCACTGATTGAGGATATGAGTTGTAGTTTCTCTGTACCATTTTGAATGATCCTCACATTATGAGCTAACTCTTGGGGTTAAGTTAGGTCCTAGGTCCATGTTTCTTTAACACCTTCAATCCACCTACTTACATTTGAGTTTGATATGACATTCTATGTGGTATATTTTGCTTGCTTTGAGAGTCTGAGTCGTTTGACTATGAATTTGTTTAGGAAGTGACAATGGTCTATGTCATCAACGTAAAATCTCAGATGTTACATGATGATCTTGTAATTTGCATTACTTACATGCACAATaactttttcaaaagaatgCTTTATGCCAATCTTATAATTTGCATTACTTACATGCACAATaactttttcaaaagaatgCTTTGGCATAGCTATACTAGAGACCGATAAGTGAAACACTTTGGTTTTGATCTTGTTATGACATGCTATCTTACTGGACAGTGTGTCGGATTTGCTCGACTATATCAATCCTAGTTCTGATGCCAAAGGGAGAGATGCTATTCTAGCAAAAAGAAAAGGCTTTGTCTCAAAGGTACAGGATGCTCATGATGTCTTTATATAGATATTTTCTTCTTATATGTTTCAAATATTTCAGCATGAAGGGATAAATGAATATAATCTGGGACAAAGTTGTATATGCTAATGCAAATATGGTCTTTATCAAAGAAAAAGGTTAATGCAACACAATTATGTTACTCTTATATTTTTGTCAAAGAAAAATGTTAATGCAATGCAATTATGTTTGTTGCTCCTCcatccaatttatatgatattcTTTCCATTTAGGATGTTTCATAAAATTGTAATGCGATTTCACTAAGAAATTTTACTATGCAACACTCACGTGTTTCATCTCAAATTCGTTtaacaattcaatttttttagtttttatatgATCTCTATCAAACCTTCAACGAATACTTCAATATTTTCTTCCACTACCAATAATATGATACATAAGTCTAATTATCGTATTAAACTTCGAGTAAGTGAAATGGCTGGAGGATGTAATAGATGAGCATAAACTGAGAAATTCAAATTCTAGCTTGTGCTGATTTGTTGGGAAGGTCTACCGTCCATAATGCCAGCACAAGACCGATAAGTGAAACACTTTGATTTAAAAGGAAACTTTGGTTCCAGGTAGATGCTTCGATATATGTTTCAAGCTTCCAAAGGTCTGTAGGCCTTCCTGTTATATGTTAATGCAAACATGTTGCACTGAAATTCAAAATTTACcttattttatcttttacaTTTCAGGGACTCTTACTGTTTGCTTGTTCCACATTTATCTGAAAGTAGATTTAGCTTGAAACTTGAGGCTTGCCTAGTATAAGCCTCCCTTAATGCTTCTTCCCTCCTTATACTTCATGCTTTTATTTCTCAGGTAAAGGGAAAATCTGATCTGACCAATTGTGCCACAGCAAACTCTGACAGTCCTAAAGAAGTCCTGAAAGTGGagcaagatgatcagaagcTAATTTTTAAAGATGATAGTAATTCCCAGACACATGTGGAACCCTTTGATACAATAGTTGAGTCCAATCAGAATGCAGATCGAAGAATTTCGGAGAACAAAAAACACATTGAACCTAGACCCTTGGTGGAGGACGCTTCATTGGAGAAGTGTGTTAACAGTGCTGTCTTATCTGAAGCTTATGCCGAAGCAGATGATGGATGGCAGCCAGTACAGAGACCAAGATCAGTTGGTATTTATGACCGAAAACTAAGACAGAGGTGGCAAGCCGTCAGCAAGGTCATTGATTACCAGAAAAAAGACTCAGTTTCCGAAGTTGGTCATGCTAGATTGAAGAATAACTATCAAGCTGGTAGATATTTTGTCTTAAAGAAAAAGACAACATCAGAAGGAAATAATGCGGATTACTATGTAGCAAAGAGTCCATCTCCCAGTACCAAACTTGGTCGAAAAGTTGCAAAAGCTATAACATATCGGGTCAAGTCTGTGTCATCATATGTTGGAGATGTTGTTGCTGAGAACTCTAGAACTGGAGGTGAGTTATTAGGTTCTTCAATGGAGAAGAAACAAGTTTCTGCAATAAAAGAGGCTGAACCAATACCAAAAAGGAGTTCCATAGTAAGCCTCGGAAAATCTCCTTCCTATAAGGATGTAGCAGTTGCCCCGCCAGGTACCATCTCTATGTTGCAGGATAGAGTTTCTGAAGATAAAGTTCCTGATAATCAAGAAGTTCTGGAACTTGGAGAGGAACAAAATTTTGAGCCAATAAGAAGCGATGCAGAATCCATTAAGGTGGAGGACATTCAGCATCTTGTTGCAGTTGACCAtaaagaaggaattaagttgAGTGATTTGGGAGGTGATGAAATTTCAGAGGTCACATGTCCAAGCATGTCAACAGTTAATAACA contains these protein-coding regions:
- the LOC132068601 gene encoding protein REDUCED CHLOROPLAST COVERAGE 1-like isoform X3, which codes for MAPNKNGRGKTKGDKKKKEEKVLRPVVMDITVNLPDDTHIILKGISTDRIIDVRRLLSVNTTTCNITNFSLSHEVRGPRLKDSVDVSALKPCVLTLAEEEYDEESATSHIKRLLDIIGCTTCFGPSNGNNNSSTTHHDTTKSVKKSSSKPRRNSKYKQSPSPSAVDEDGEMSSPKIGSFYEFFSLSHLTSPLHFIRRGTRKADEVLPNNYLFSLEVKLCNGKLVFVEACRKGFHNIGKHGILCHNIVDLLRQLSRAFDNAYDELMKAFLERNKFGNLPYGLRANTWLIPPVAAQMPSIFPSLPVEDEKWGGNGGGLGRDGKSDLLPYASELLFVASMPCKTVEERQAISAVRHVMEKVKPAHSDANREIIYNERVGDLSISVIKDVSDASCKIDTKIDGFQATGIAKKNLIERYLLKGITADENTAAHDIATLGVLNVRHCGYIATVKVQRKASDKVGSPSESIELADQPDGGANALTINSLRFLLHEKNDNKVMHSKSSESEEINPSRTFVKRIVEESLLKLQEQNIEGDSFIRWELGACWIQHLQDLKKSEKDKKAHTKKTKNEIKVEGLGIHLKSLKNRKQNKLQSESFKSVADSVDGRSEKVVLPSGDSQCETDPNQNQLILKSLLSDDGFTRLKESETGLHLKSVEELIEMSQKYYNEVALPKLVADFGSLELSPVDGRTLTDFMHTRGLRMRSLGQVVKLSEKLSHVRSLCIHEMIIRAFKHILQAVIASVIEIEDLSAVIAATLNMMLGFPENDEPNEHHGIDPFMWRWLELFLKNRYEWETGSLNYKDLRKFTILHGLCHKVGIELVPRDYDINSPNPFRKEDIVSLVPVHKQAACSSADGRQLLESSKTALDKGKLEDAVSYGTQALAKLVAVCGPYHRMTAGAYSLLAVVLYHTGDFNQATVYQQKALDINEREFGLDHPDSMKSYGDLAVFYYRLQQTELALKYVKRALYLLHLTCGPSHPNTAATYINVAMMEEGLGNVHVALRYLHKALKCNQRLLGPDHIQTAASYHAIAIALSLMEAYPLSVQHEQTTLQILKAKLGPDDLRTQDAAAWLEYFESKAVEQQKAARNGTRKPDASIASKGHLSVSDLLDYINPSSDAKGRDAILAKRKGFVSKVKGKSDLTNCATANSDSPKEVLKVEQDDQKLIFKDDSNSQTHVEPFDTIVESNQNADRRISENKKHIEPRPLVEDASLEKCVNSAVLSEAYAEADDGWQPVQRPRSVGIYDRKLRQRWQAVSKVIDYQKKDSVSEVGHARLKNNYQAGRYFVLKKKTTSEGNNADYYVAKSPSPSTKLGRKVAKAITYRVKSVSSYVGDVVAENSRTGGELLGSSMEKKQVSAIKEAEPIPKRSSIVSLGKSPSYKDVAVAPPGTISMLQDRVSEDKVPDNQEVLELGEEQNFEPIRSDAESIKVEDIQHLVAVDHKEGIKLSDLGGDEISEVTCPSMSTVNNSHVDVSPMEEKGVDTQNMCISDNSPRVDLCENESSSNLDASCNSNVTLQDMEYPQLKASLSYSSDNSRELSDKQLSASAAPFSPFPAIARIVPLPMSAWPMNMSLHPGTPTILRNTMCSSPYQSYPSPPPTPNMMHCLPFMCPPYSQPQMLPPTTFPVNSTTFRPNHYAWQCNMTPNASDYVPGSVWSGCHPIEFSVSLPVVEPITESTLVSVTKESSDNSDRSSPVPCLPVDLISGDKGKAEVNLPALNAVETLDDIAEVGSEKVRASNALASEYITMSDNHSQKCNAPNENAGSCDSHMQRHPSKTDEEKTLNILVRGRRNRKQTLRIPISLLKRPYTSQPFKAVCTRVIRD
- the LOC132068601 gene encoding protein REDUCED CHLOROPLAST COVERAGE 1-like isoform X1; translation: MAPNKNGRGKTKGDKKKKEEKVLRPVVMDITVNLPDDTHIILKGISTDRIIDVRRLLSVNTTTCNITNFSLSHEVRGPRLKDSVDVSALKPCVLTLAEEEYDEESATSHIKRLLDIIGCTTCFGPSNGNNNSSTTHHDTTKSVKKSSSKPRRNSKYKQSPSPSAVDEDGEMSSPKIGSFYEFFSLSHLTSPLHFIRRGTRKADEVLPNNYLFSLEVKLCNGKLVFVEACRKGFHNIGKHGILCHNIVDLLRQLSRAFDNAYDELMKAFLERNKFGNLPYGLRANTWLIPPVAAQMPSIFPSLPVEDEKWGGNGGGLGRDGKSDLLPYASELLFVASMPCKTVEERQVRDRRVFLLHSLFVDVAIFQAISAVRHVMEKVKPAHSDANREIIYNERVGDLSISVIKDVSDASCKIDTKIDGFQATGIAKKNLIERYLLKGITADENTAAHDIATLGVLNVRHCGYIATVKVQRKASDKVGSPSESIELADQPDGGANALTINSLRFLLHEKNDNKVMHSKSSESEEINPSRTFVKRIVEESLLKLQEQNIEGDSFIRWELGACWIQHLQDLKKSEKDKKAHTKKTKNEIKVEGLGIHLKSLKNRKQNKLQSESFKSVADSVDGRSEKVVLPSGDSQCETDPNQNQLILKSLLSDDGFTRLKESETGLHLKSVEELIEMSQKYYNEVALPKLVADFGSLELSPVDGRTLTDFMHTRGLRMRSLGQVVKLSEKLSHVRSLCIHEMIIRAFKHILQAVIASVIEIEDLSAVIAATLNMMLGFPENDEPNEHHGIDPFMWRWLELFLKNRYEWETGSLNYKDLRKFTILHGLCHKVGIELVPRDYDINSPNPFRKEDIVSLVPVHKQAACSSADGRQLLESSKTALDKGKLEDAVSYGTQALAKLVAVCGPYHRMTAGAYSLLAVVLYHTGDFNQATVYQQKALDINEREFGLDHPDSMKSYGDLAVFYYRLQQTELALKYVKRALYLLHLTCGPSHPNTAATYINVAMMEEGLGNVHVALRYLHKALKCNQRLLGPDHIQTAASYHAIAIALSLMEAYPLSVQHEQTTLQILKAKLGPDDLRTQDAAAWLEYFESKAVEQQKAARNGTRKPDASIASKGHLSVSDLLDYINPSSDAKGRDAILAKRKGFVSKVKGKSDLTNCATANSDSPKEVLKVEQDDQKLIFKDDSNSQTHVEPFDTIVESNQNADRRISENKKHIEPRPLVEDASLEKCVNSAVLSEAYAEADDGWQPVQRPRSVGIYDRKLRQRWQAVSKVIDYQKKDSVSEVGHARLKNNYQAGRYFVLKKKTTSEGNNADYYVAKSPSPSTKLGRKVAKAITYRVKSVSSYVGDVVAENSRTGGELLGSSMEKKQVSAIKEAEPIPKRSSIVSLGKSPSYKDVAVAPPGTISMLQDRVSEDKVPDNQEVLELGEEQNFEPIRSDAESIKVEDIQHLVAVDHKEGIKLSDLGGDEISEVTCPSMSTVNNSHVDVSPMEEKGVDTQNMCISDNSPRVDLCENESSSNLDASCNSNVTLQDMEYPQLKASLSYSSDNSRELSDKQLSASAAPFSPFPAIARIVPLPMSAWPMNMSLHPGTPTILRNTMCSSPYQSYPSPPPTPNMMHCLPFMCPPYSQPQMLPPTTFPVNSTTFRPNHYAWQCNMTPNASDYVPGSVWSGCHPIEFSVSLPVVEPITESTLVSVTKESSDNSDRSSPVPCLPVDLISGDKGKAEVNLPALNAVETLDDIAEVGSEKVRASNALASEYITMSDNHSQKCNAPNENAGSCDSHMQRHPSKTDEEKTLNILVRGRRNRKQTLRIPISLLKRPYTSQPFKAVCTRVIRD
- the LOC132068601 gene encoding protein REDUCED CHLOROPLAST COVERAGE 1-like isoform X2 codes for the protein MAPNKNGRGKTKGDKKKKEEKVLRPVVMDITVNLPDDTHIILKGISTDRIIDVRRLLSVNTTTCNITNFSLSHEVRGPRLKDSVDVSALKPCVLTLAEEEYDEESATSHIKRLLDIIGCTTCFGPSNGNKSVKKSSSKPRRNSKYKQSPSPSAVDEDGEMSSPKIGSFYEFFSLSHLTSPLHFIRRGTRKADEVLPNNYLFSLEVKLCNGKLVFVEACRKGFHNIGKHGILCHNIVDLLRQLSRAFDNAYDELMKAFLERNKFGNLPYGLRANTWLIPPVAAQMPSIFPSLPVEDEKWGGNGGGLGRDGKSDLLPYASELLFVASMPCKTVEERQVRDRRVFLLHSLFVDVAIFQAISAVRHVMEKVKPAHSDANREIIYNERVGDLSISVIKDVSDASCKIDTKIDGFQATGIAKKNLIERYLLKGITADENTAAHDIATLGVLNVRHCGYIATVKVQRKASDKVGSPSESIELADQPDGGANALTINSLRFLLHEKNDNKVMHSKSSESEEINPSRTFVKRIVEESLLKLQEQNIEGDSFIRWELGACWIQHLQDLKKSEKDKKAHTKKTKNEIKVEGLGIHLKSLKNRKQNKLQSESFKSVADSVDGRSEKVVLPSGDSQCETDPNQNQLILKSLLSDDGFTRLKESETGLHLKSVEELIEMSQKYYNEVALPKLVADFGSLELSPVDGRTLTDFMHTRGLRMRSLGQVVKLSEKLSHVRSLCIHEMIIRAFKHILQAVIASVIEIEDLSAVIAATLNMMLGFPENDEPNEHHGIDPFMWRWLELFLKNRYEWETGSLNYKDLRKFTILHGLCHKVGIELVPRDYDINSPNPFRKEDIVSLVPVHKQAACSSADGRQLLESSKTALDKGKLEDAVSYGTQALAKLVAVCGPYHRMTAGAYSLLAVVLYHTGDFNQATVYQQKALDINEREFGLDHPDSMKSYGDLAVFYYRLQQTELALKYVKRALYLLHLTCGPSHPNTAATYINVAMMEEGLGNVHVALRYLHKALKCNQRLLGPDHIQTAASYHAIAIALSLMEAYPLSVQHEQTTLQILKAKLGPDDLRTQDAAAWLEYFESKAVEQQKAARNGTRKPDASIASKGHLSVSDLLDYINPSSDAKGRDAILAKRKGFVSKVKGKSDLTNCATANSDSPKEVLKVEQDDQKLIFKDDSNSQTHVEPFDTIVESNQNADRRISENKKHIEPRPLVEDASLEKCVNSAVLSEAYAEADDGWQPVQRPRSVGIYDRKLRQRWQAVSKVIDYQKKDSVSEVGHARLKNNYQAGRYFVLKKKTTSEGNNADYYVAKSPSPSTKLGRKVAKAITYRVKSVSSYVGDVVAENSRTGGELLGSSMEKKQVSAIKEAEPIPKRSSIVSLGKSPSYKDVAVAPPGTISMLQDRVSEDKVPDNQEVLELGEEQNFEPIRSDAESIKVEDIQHLVAVDHKEGIKLSDLGGDEISEVTCPSMSTVNNSHVDVSPMEEKGVDTQNMCISDNSPRVDLCENESSSNLDASCNSNVTLQDMEYPQLKASLSYSSDNSRELSDKQLSASAAPFSPFPAIARIVPLPMSAWPMNMSLHPGTPTILRNTMCSSPYQSYPSPPPTPNMMHCLPFMCPPYSQPQMLPPTTFPVNSTTFRPNHYAWQCNMTPNASDYVPGSVWSGCHPIEFSVSLPVVEPITESTLVSVTKESSDNSDRSSPVPCLPVDLISGDKGKAEVNLPALNAVETLDDIAEVGSEKVRASNALASEYITMSDNHSQKCNAPNENAGSCDSHMQRHPSKTDEEKTLNILVRGRRNRKQTLRIPISLLKRPYTSQPFKAVCTRVIRD